One Ahaetulla prasina isolate Xishuangbanna chromosome 10, ASM2864084v1, whole genome shotgun sequence genomic region harbors:
- the LOC131204860 gene encoding NTPase KAP family P-loop domain-containing protein 1-like, which produces MSKSDEEVTGLPHMQESQKAESLSLNKDGHFIHDKCQDEDLLTEDEIYCSCLLKTLCHTSTPVTELGRSSKLIIFAGHILKESIQREESQKSRLPQGRSYLTLLWYILFYQPVVTKMHLQRETIKFLFIKFSAWEYACNNQLWAGLITTLCDHIRHHFGPLPLSFYHVVGSHPEFVSESYTQEEWRLKRKTCCIAGGLMVIILLAGAGLATTALLMPGIRDGTLLKYLGSGIVAILGSGFIIAISPVIKHLIISQKKKIESMTSDEKFTSHLGFRSAVKSEIEVLTSFIYYMEIFERRRLKVVFKITGLDLCNPEQVVGVLNAINTLLSDRNAPFIFILVVDPSDIVSCLERASSMKGMADNGYLYLNRTVTLPFSIPEIAIKSKMHCLKETLQNHQDLINVISRGTMYSAMSDEALRGTEVVMKEDQDQIDAMASRYIHEAFQCLGDEKNRLHHYVPDVAIQMTRIINTIPITIRLMTQQRLLRHSLCPRAVASWVVLANQWPCRLSWILQRMEDKLPGQPPDEKRLMWDVFVETCPELFSKHKELQNIMALDGDPELFEKFLSGDFRFTVQEGKKFLKYTVNLDHSIRCKMRQLQALATLENYRKGGTNSERRA; this is translated from the exons ATGAGTAAAAGTGATGAGGAAGTCACCGGGCTGCCCCATATGCAGGAGTCCCAAAAAGCAGAGAGCCTGTCCTTAAACAAGGACGGCCACTTTATCCACGACAAATGCCAGGATGAAG ATCTCCTGACCGAAGATGAGATTTATTGCTCCTGTTTACTGAAGACCTTGTGCCATACTTCCACCCCGGTCACC GAACTTGGCAGATCTTCCAAACTCATCATTTTTGCAGGACACATCCTCAAAGAATCCATCCAAAGGGAAGAAAGCCAAAAGTCCCGACTTCCACAAGGGAGGAGCTACCTGACCCTCCTCTGGTACATCCTGTTCTACCAACCTGTCGTCACCAAGATGCACCTCCAGAGAGAAACCATCAAGTTCCTCTTCATAAAATTCAGCGCCTGGGAGTATGCCTGCAACAACCAGTTGTGGGCTGGGTTGATCACCACCCTGTGTGACCATATCCGCCACCACTTCGGTCCTCTTCCGCTGAGTTTCTATCATGTGGTAGGAAGCCATCCAGAATTCGTCTCGGAATCATATACCCAAGAAGAGTGGAGGCTAAAACGGAAAACATGCTGTATCGCTGGAGGACTCATGGTAATTATTTTGCTAGCTGGCGCAGGCCTGGCTACTACCGCCCTCCTCATGCCAGGGATAAGGGATGGCACACTCTTGAAGTACCTTGGTAGTGGCATTGTTGCCATCTTGGGCTCCGGCTTCATCATCGCCATCAGTCCTGTGATTAAACACTTGATCATCAGCCAGAAGAAGAAGATCGAGAGCATGACCAGCGATGAGAAGTTCACCAGCCACCTGGGTTTCAGGAGTGCAGTGAAGAGCGAGATTGAGGTCCTCACCAGCTTTATCTACTACATGGAAATCTTCGAGCGTCGGCGCTTGAAGGTTGTCTTTAAGATTACAGGTTTAGACCTATGCAACCCCGAACAGGTGGTTGGGGTGTTGAACGCCATCAACACGCTCCTTTCCGACAGGAATGCCCCCTTCATCTTCATCCTGGTGGTTGACCCCTCCGACATCGTCTCTTGCTTGGAGCGGGCGAGCAGCATGAAGGGAATGGCGGACAACGGCTACCTGTACCTCAACCGCACCGTGACGCTTCCCTTCTCCATCCCGGAAATCGCCATCAAGTCCAAGATGCACTGCTTGAAGGAGACCTTACAGAATCACCAAGATCTAATAAATGTAATCAGCAGAGGGACCATGTACTCGGCGATGAGTGACGAAGCACTGAGGGGCACGGAAGTGGTGATGAAAGAGGACCAAGACCAGATCGATGCTATGGCATCCCGGTATATTCACGAAGCTTTCCAAtgcttgggagatgaaaagaatcGTCTCCACCATTATGTCCCAGATGTCGCTATCCAGATGACCAGGATCATCAACACCATCCCCATTACGATCAGGTTGATGACACAACAGCGCCTGTTGAGGCACAGCCTCTGTCCCCGTGCAGTGGCCAGTTGGGTAGTGTTGGCCAACCAGTGGCCGTGTCGCTTGAGTTGGATCCTCCAACGCATGGAGGACAAGCTGCCAGGCCAACCGCCCGACGAGAAGAGGTTGATGTGGGACGTCTTCGTGGAGACTTGCCCTGAGCTGTTCTCCAAGCACAAGGAACTCCAGAACATCATGGCTTTGGATGGCGATCCTGAACTTTTTGAGAAATTCTTGTCCGGCGATTTCCGCTTCACCGTTCAAGAAGGGAAGAAATTCCTGAAGTATACTGTGAACTTAGACCATTCCATAAGATGCAAGATGAGACAGCTGCAGGCTCTGGCGACTCTGGAGAACTACAGAAAAGGTGGAACAAATTCAGAGAGGAGGGCTTAA